The Myxococcus virescens DNA window GCACCCGGAGAATCAGGTGGCGACGCCGCCGCTGTCCTCGTGGGGCGCGGGCGGATACGCCAACATGTGGCTCGACGGCAGCAATGATTGGATCTACCGCCACCTCAACCACTGCGCGAAGCAGATGGTGGCGCTGGCGCGGGACTTCCCGGATGCCGGTGAGCTGCAACGTCGCGCGCTCAATCAGGCGGCCAGGGAGCTGCTGCTCGCCCAGTCCTCCGACTGGGCCTTCATCATGAAGACGGGCACCATGGTGGAGTACGCCCAGCGCCGCACGCGCGAGCACATCCTGCGCTTCCAGCGCCTGCACGAGCAGCTGCGCGGCGGCAGTCTGGACGAGGGCTGGCTCTCTCTCGTGGAGGGGCGGGACAACCTCTATCCAGAGCTGGACTACCGCCTCTATCTGCCTGCCTGAGGCCAGAGGGGAGCAGGGTGGGGTGATGTGTCCTCCTGTCGCCACGACAGACGGTTTGGCTTGCGGGGCAGGTTTTCGGCTTTAGCTTGGTCTGCATATGAACCGTTCGACCGTCTCGTTCCGGAAGGCGCTCGTCGCCGCGCTCCTGGTCGCGTTGCCTCCCGCTGTTGCTGTCTCGCAGGCGCCAAAGTCGCCGCCCGCGGCCACCCAGCCGGGCGCCGGGAACGTCCTCCAGCCCGCGACACGGGAGGCCCAGGCGCTTCCGTCGCTGGCGCCGCTGGTGGAGTCGGTGAAGTCGGCGGTGGTCAACGTGGACGTGCAGGCCCGAGGGGGCGGCGTTCCGCGGGGGATGGAGGACAACCCGCTCTTCGAGCGCTTCTTCGGTGGAGGCCGCGAGGGCGGCCGTCAGCGCCGCGAGCCGCTGCGCCAAGGGGCAGGGTCCGGCTTCATCATCGACCCGAAGGGCGTCGTCCTCACCAACAACCACGTGGTGGAGGATGCCGTCAGCATCACCATCCGCCTGGATGACGGACGCAGCTTCAGCGGCGAAGTGGTGGGGCGGGACCCGCTCACGGACGTGGCGCTCGTGCGGCTCAAGGAGAAGGTGGAGAACCTGCCCACCGTGAAGCTGGGCGACTCGGATGCGCTGCGCGTGGGTGACTGGGTGGTGGCCATTGGCAACCCCTTCGGTCTGGCCTCCAGCGTCAGCCTGGGCATCGTCTCCGCGCGGGCGCGTGAGATTGGCGCCAGCCAGTACGACGAGTTCCTCCAGACGGACGCGGCCATCAACCCGGGCAACTCGGGCGGCCCGCTCTTCAACATGAAGGGCGAAGTGGTGGGCATCAACACCGCCATCGTCGGTGGTGGCTCCGGCATCGGCTTCGCGGTGCCCAGCAATCTCATCGGTTCACTGCTGCCGCAGCTGGAGAAGGAGGGCGCCGTCACGCGCGCATGGCTGGGCGTGGGCATCCAGGACTTGACGCGGGACCTGGCCAGCGCGCTCAAGCTCTCCGTGAATCAAGGCGCCATCCTCACGCAGGTGATGCCGTCTTCTCCCGCGGCGAAGGCGGGCCTGAAGCAGGACGACGTCGTCACCGCCATCGACGGCCGGACCGTCACCTCCAGCGGCGAGCTGACGCGCACCGTGGCGCTCAAGCGTCCCGGAAGCACCTCCACGTTGACGCTCTACCGCGACGGCAAGAAGCAGGACGTGAAGGTGACGCTCGGCACGCGGCCGGACCTGGAGGGCGTGGCCTCGGCGAAGCAGCGGCCGGAGGACCAGCAGGAGAGCTCCCGGCGCGTGGGCGTCAGCCTCCAGAACCTGGATGCGCGCACCGCGCAGCAGGCCGGCTTCACGGACAGCAGCGGCGCGCTCATCACCGATGTGGTGCCCGGCTCGCCCGCGGACCGCGCGCAGTTGGAGCCCGGCATGGTCGTCATCGAGGCCAACCGCAAGAAGGTGGAGAACGCGGACGCCCTGGCCCGCATCATCAAGGGCGCCGCGTCCGGGAGCACCTTGCTGCTGCGCGTGACGGCGCCGGGCGGGGCTCGCAACCTGCGCGCCCTGCGGGTGCCGTGAGTCCGGAGCGTGGGAGCGGCGGATGAGCGTCAACTACGTCGCGCTTGGAGACAGCACGGCCGTGGGCGTAGGGGCGGCGCGAGGAGGGGGCTATCCCGAGCGCCTCGCCTCCCGGCTGCGCGCTGCTGGCCTGCCCGTGGGCCTCACCAACCTGGGGCAGAGCGGCGCGCGCATCCGTGACGTCTTCACGGGACAGGTGAAGCGCGCCGTGGCCGCGCAGCCCACACTGGTGACGCTGGGCATCGGGACGAATGACCTCTGGCGCGGCACGCCCGTGGAGGACTTCCAGGACGACCTGGACCGCATCGCGCGAAGGTTGAAGCAGACCGGGGCGCCGCTGGTGGTGGTGAACCTCGCGGACCTGGCGCTGGCTCCGGTGGCGCGGCTGGTGCCCGCGGCGCTGTACGAAGGCCGCATCGAGCCCTTCAACGCCGCCATCGCGGAGGTGGCCCGGGTGCACGGCATGCACCACGTGGACCTCTTCGCGGCGAGCAAGGACATGATTCCCAGGAGCCCCCACTTCTTCTCGGACGACGGCTTCCATCCGTCGGCCGATGGCTATGAGGAGTGGGCGGACCTGCTGCTGCCCACGGCGCAGACGCTCGTGAGCCGCTGAGCGCCTATGCCTTGGCCACGCCACCCGGAGGCTTGGGAGCGGCAGTCACGGCGGGAGGCTCGGCCGTGGGCGTGTGCGGGCCCCGCTCGCGGCCCGGGTGCAGCTCCATGCCGGCCTCGTACTGGGTGGTGCGGTTCCGGCCGGTGCGCTTGCTGAAATAGAGCGCCGCGTCCGCGCAGTCCACCAGCTCTTCCTGGGCGGAGGCGTCGGAGGGGAAGTGCGACGCGCCAATGGACACCGTGACGTGGTTGCCCGGCAGGCCCGGCTGGACCAACTCCACGGATTCCGCCACGGCGCGGCGCAGCTTCTCCGCGACCTCCATGGCCTCCGCCTTGTTCGTCTGGGGCAGGAGGATGACGAACTCCTCGCCGCCGTAGCGCGCCAGTGTGTCCACCTTGCGCACGCGCAGCCGCAGCACGTCGCACACCCGGCGCAGCGTTTCGTCACCCACGCGGTGGCCGGCCAGGTCGTTGATGCGCTTGAAGTGGTCCACGTCCACCATGAGCAGCGCCAGCGGGGTGCCGAAGCGGTTCGAACGCGCCAGCTCCAGCTCCATGCGCTGGAAGAGGTGGCGGCGGTTGGGCACGCCGGTGAGCGGGTCCGTCATGGTGAGCTTCACCGTCTCCGCGTGCAGCCGGGCGTTCTTCACCGCCGTGGCCACCACGTCCGCCACCGCGTTGAGCAGCTCGATTTCCTCCGCGGAGAAGCTGGCCACCTCGGGGCGCTGGAAGTTCATCACGCCCAGCAGCGTCTCCATGTGCACCATGGGCGCCGCCAGCAGCGCGCCGCTGTTCAGCCCGCCCTTCACCAGGTCCGGCTTGGCGAACACGCTGGAGCGGTCCGACGTGTCCGGCAGGTACACGGACTTGCGCGTCTCCGCCGCGCGCCCGCAGGCGCCTTCGCCCAGCGCGAAGGTGAGGCCCTCCGCGCCGCGGCCCTCCGGCCAGGCGTGCTTGATTTCCAGCAGGCCCTCCGGGTTCATCAACATGATGGAGAACTCGGGGATGCGCAGCCGCTCGGTCACCAGCCGGGTGACGGCGTCCAGCAGCTCATCCAGCTCCAGCGTGGCGTTGAGCGAGCGCGCCACGTCGAAGAGCAGCGACAGCTCCTTGAGGCGGTCCTCCAGCTCGTCCTTGAGGGCCAGCTTCTCCTTCACCAGCTCCAGGTCGCGGTGGGTGTCGATCTCCTCCGCCTTCATGGAGGTGAGCCGCGCCAGCATCTGGTTGAAGGCCGCGCCCAACTGCGCGAGCTCGTCGGTGCCTCGCGCCTCCGCGCGCACCAGCAGGTCGCCCGCCTCCGCGCGCCGCATGGCCACGCTCAGCTTGCGCAGCGGGCGGGTGAGGACGAAGTGCAGCGCCAGCCCGGTGATGAGCGCCAGCAGCACCACGAACAGGCCCATGGAGCCGAGCGCCGCGCCGAACACGGACGACAGCTGCTGGTGCAGCGCCGGCTCCGCCATGCGCAGCTGCAGGATGCTGGCGCCCGGCACGTCGCCGGAGGTGTGGCAGCCGGCGCACTCGGGCCCGCCGAGGGGACGGATGACCTCCGTCATCTGCGCCACCGAGCGCGCCCGCTCCGGGCCAGGGGCCGTCAGCCGCGCGGCCTCCGGGTGCGTCGTGCCTTCTTCACCCGAGCGGCGGGACCAGAGGATGCGCCCATCCGGCGTCAGCACCCGGACGTCCTCCACCGAGCGGAAGAGC harbors:
- a CDS encoding trypsin-like peptidase domain-containing protein, which translates into the protein MNRSTVSFRKALVAALLVALPPAVAVSQAPKSPPAATQPGAGNVLQPATREAQALPSLAPLVESVKSAVVNVDVQARGGGVPRGMEDNPLFERFFGGGREGGRQRREPLRQGAGSGFIIDPKGVVLTNNHVVEDAVSITIRLDDGRSFSGEVVGRDPLTDVALVRLKEKVENLPTVKLGDSDALRVGDWVVAIGNPFGLASSVSLGIVSARAREIGASQYDEFLQTDAAINPGNSGGPLFNMKGEVVGINTAIVGGGSGIGFAVPSNLIGSLLPQLEKEGAVTRAWLGVGIQDLTRDLASALKLSVNQGAILTQVMPSSPAAKAGLKQDDVVTAIDGRTVTSSGELTRTVALKRPGSTSTLTLYRDGKKQDVKVTLGTRPDLEGVASAKQRPEDQQESSRRVGVSLQNLDARTAQQAGFTDSSGALITDVVPGSPADRAQLEPGMVVIEANRKKVENADALARIIKGAASGSTLLLRVTAPGGARNLRALRVP
- a CDS encoding SGNH/GDSL hydrolase family protein — encoded protein: MSVNYVALGDSTAVGVGAARGGGYPERLASRLRAAGLPVGLTNLGQSGARIRDVFTGQVKRAVAAQPTLVTLGIGTNDLWRGTPVEDFQDDLDRIARRLKQTGAPLVVVNLADLALAPVARLVPAALYEGRIEPFNAAIAEVARVHGMHHVDLFAASKDMIPRSPHFFSDDGFHPSADGYEEWADLLLPTAQTLVSR
- a CDS encoding GGDEF domain-containing protein, with the protein product MPLGPDTVGRKLLWSIALPGLLVALLGVGHFWREARVAVQDATQVESLALAEFVASTFTLPQARGAPAHGAVTEVMRSDTRLFRSVEDVRVLTPDGRILWSRRSGEEGTTHPEAARLTAPGPERARSVAQMTEVIRPLGGPECAGCHTSGDVPGASILQLRMAEPALHQQLSSVFGAALGSMGLFVVLLALITGLALHFVLTRPLRKLSVAMRRAEAGDLLVRAEARGTDELAQLGAAFNQMLARLTSMKAEEIDTHRDLELVKEKLALKDELEDRLKELSLLFDVARSLNATLELDELLDAVTRLVTERLRIPEFSIMLMNPEGLLEIKHAWPEGRGAEGLTFALGEGACGRAAETRKSVYLPDTSDRSSVFAKPDLVKGGLNSGALLAAPMVHMETLLGVMNFQRPEVASFSAEEIELLNAVADVVATAVKNARLHAETVKLTMTDPLTGVPNRRHLFQRMELELARSNRFGTPLALLMVDVDHFKRINDLAGHRVGDETLRRVCDVLRLRVRKVDTLARYGGEEFVILLPQTNKAEAMEVAEKLRRAVAESVELVQPGLPGNHVTVSIGASHFPSDASAQEELVDCADAALYFSKRTGRNRTTQYEAGMELHPGRERGPHTPTAEPPAVTAAPKPPGGVAKA